From Aedes albopictus strain Foshan chromosome 1, AalbF5, whole genome shotgun sequence, one genomic window encodes:
- the LOC109423112 gene encoding general odorant-binding protein 83a — translation MNGSVALVISALVTLSMGDVTPRRDAEYPPPEFLEAMKPLREICIKKTGVTEEAIIEFSDGKVHEDENLKCYMNCLFHEAKVVDDTGHVHLEKLHDALPNSMHDIALHMGKRCLYPEGENLCEKAFWLHKCWKESDPKHYFLI, via the exons ATGAACGGATCAGTAGCTTTGGTTATAAGTGCTTTGGTTACATTATCGATGGGCGATGTAACCCCACGCAGAGACGCTGAA TATCCACCaccagaattcttggaggcaatGAAACCTCTCCGTGAAATTTGCATCAAAAAGACTGGAGTTACTGAAG AGGCAATCATTGAATTCAGCGATGGCAAAGTTCACGAAGACGAAAACCTTAAATGCTACATGAATTGTCTGTTCCATGAGGCCAAGGTTGTCGACGATACTGGGCATGTTCACCTGGAAAAACTTCACGATGCTTTACCGAACTCCATGCATGATATTGCCCTTCATATGGGAAAACGTTGTCTGTACCCAGAGGGAGAAAACCTTTGCGAAAAGGCATTCTGGCTGCATAAATGCTGGAAAGAGTCCGACCCTAAG cATTACTTCCTGATCTAA
- the LOC109419080 gene encoding general odorant-binding protein 83a, with product MIRFVVIVASCVVALSVADVTPRRDAEYPPPELLQALKPLREICQKKTGVSDEAILEFSDGKVHEDEKLKCYMNCLFHEAKVVDDTGHVHLEKLHDALPDSMRDIAMHMGKRCLYPEGENLCEKAFWLHKCWKESDPKHYFLI from the exons atgaTTCGTTTTGTAGTTATTGTTGCAAGTTGTGTAGTTGCATTGTCGGTTGCAGATGTGACCCCTCGCAGAGATGCCGAG TATCCACCTCCAGAGCTATTGCAAGCTTTGAAACCACTTCGTGAGATCTGCCAAAAGAAAACAGGAGTCTCGGATG AAGCAATTCTCGAATTCAGCGATGGAAAAGTTCACGAAGACGAAAAGCTCAAGTGCTACATGAACTGTCTGTTCCACGAGGCGAAAGTAGTTGACGATACCGGCCACGTACACCTGGAGAAACTACACGACGCCCTTCCCGATTCAATGCGCGATATCGCTATGCACATGGGCAAGCGCTGTCTGTACCCAGAGGGTGAAAACCTGTGCGAGAAGGCATTCTGGTTGCACAAGTGCTGGAAGGAGTCCGATCCAAAG CATTATTTCCTGATCTAA